One genomic region from Rhizomicrobium palustre encodes:
- a CDS encoding substrate-binding domain-containing protein codes for MSVSKHVLLAGISALALITVPASARSGQSLDTGGSSLIGPYAAQLWGAHKGSTPTTCYPGTSAISNPPNPTASSSLHDAVQLWDKTSQKTVACSPATDTPANAIDTFHYLISNSTGGIKGFFSRDKAQLGTVPSGFVDLGNPFFGFSDAALTNGTAGDSDIEVYNNGGTDAAFNTISFRTDNTASNVSPYMKPAARWGALIQLPFSIDPVAVSYNASGLNIATSDSKLHLDKSAYCKIFNHIITDWQNAELTALNNGTPLVSSSTPIQLVGRSDGSGTTSILTRHLANVCSGVTGNKFFLSTNGGADGGFKTYTNLPEGLKSYYVNSTKGIVLNGSSGGVADAIHANAGTIGYIGADYALPASVAVGSTPNGNPAAALLNSHTSTYVDPTAADAIAAYATATPPSGSARSNPENWAPFVTDPTAGYPIVGTTNIVLGTVYSADRVSALVNDGSGSDPEGFLHWYYRANNSVPNAILEPAALGVLPSNWLQAINDTFITNTSGLNLNIHN; via the coding sequence ATGTCTGTTTCCAAACACGTCCTTTTGGCAGGTATCTCTGCCCTTGCTCTCATCACTGTGCCGGCTTCCGCCCGGTCGGGCCAAAGCCTCGACACCGGCGGCTCGTCCCTCATCGGGCCGTATGCCGCCCAGCTTTGGGGCGCCCATAAAGGTTCCACCCCCACGACTTGCTATCCCGGCACCTCTGCCATCAGCAACCCGCCGAATCCGACGGCCAGCAGCTCGCTGCATGACGCGGTGCAGCTGTGGGACAAGACGTCTCAGAAGACGGTCGCCTGCTCGCCGGCCACCGACACCCCCGCCAACGCCATCGACACGTTCCATTATCTGATTTCCAACTCGACCGGCGGCATCAAGGGCTTTTTTAGCCGCGATAAAGCCCAGCTTGGCACGGTGCCGTCCGGCTTCGTCGATCTCGGCAATCCTTTCTTCGGCTTTTCCGATGCCGCTCTGACCAACGGCACGGCGGGCGACAGCGATATCGAAGTTTACAACAACGGCGGTACCGATGCGGCGTTCAATACCATCAGCTTCCGCACGGACAACACCGCATCCAATGTCAGCCCTTATATGAAGCCGGCCGCCCGCTGGGGCGCTCTGATCCAGCTTCCCTTCTCGATCGATCCGGTGGCGGTCTCTTATAACGCCAGCGGCCTTAACATCGCCACGTCGGACAGCAAACTGCATCTCGACAAATCGGCCTATTGCAAGATCTTCAACCACATCATCACCGATTGGCAGAATGCGGAGCTGACGGCGCTGAACAACGGCACACCGCTGGTCTCCTCCTCCACGCCGATCCAACTGGTTGGGCGTTCCGATGGTTCGGGCACGACCTCCATCCTCACCCGCCATCTGGCAAATGTTTGCTCGGGCGTCACGGGCAACAAGTTCTTCTTGAGCACCAATGGCGGCGCTGATGGCGGCTTCAAGACCTATACCAACCTGCCGGAAGGGCTGAAGAGCTATTACGTCAATTCCACCAAGGGCATCGTACTGAACGGTTCCAGCGGCGGCGTGGCGGATGCCATCCATGCCAATGCCGGCACGATCGGCTATATCGGCGCCGATTACGCCCTGCCGGCGAGCGTCGCCGTGGGATCGACCCCCAACGGCAACCCGGCGGCCGCTCTTCTGAACAGCCACACTTCGACTTATGTCGACCCCACGGCGGCCGATGCCATCGCGGCCTATGCCACAGCAACACCGCCGAGCGGCAGCGCACGCAGCAACCCCGAAAACTGGGCGCCCTTCGTGACCGATCCGACCGCGGGCTATCCCATCGTCGGCACCACCAATATTGTCTTGGGCACGGTTTATAGCGCTGATCGCGTGAGCGCCCTGGTCAATGACGGCTCCGGCAGCGATCCGGAAGGTTTCCTGCACTGGTATTATCGCGCGAACAATTCGGTCCCCAACGCCATTCTGGAACCCGCCGCACTGGGCGTTCTGCCGTCTAATTGGCTCCAGGCCATCAACGATACCTTCATCACCAACACCTCCGGTCTCAACCTCAATATTCACAACTAA
- a CDS encoding GspE/PulE family protein, whose amino-acid sequence MTVVRTVPFPTLGELLLAKGLVTGDTLARAQVVQAETAERLDSVLTRLGMISEQVLADAVADALGLVVATAEDYPAEPLLEGQISPRFLREMRALPLREREGVVEVAFVDPLDSYPARALAFKLRRPILSLVAKAGDFDQAFERLYETRALEQGVLGASADDIDLEHLKDLASDAPVVRLVNGIIARAVELGASDIHIEPGEDSLKLRLRVDGALREEPSLPTHVKAAVVSRIKVMSSLDIAERRLPQDGRLHFAVRGHGIDFRVATAPTAHGESVVLRILDRSSLSLDFSSLGFDTEALAAYMKVLKKPHGILLVTGPTGSGKTTTLYASLAALNTPEVKILTVEDPIEYRLSGINQIQVKPQIGLSFAAALRSFLRHDPDVIMVGEIRDIETAQVAVQSALTGHTILSTLHTNDAASAITRLLDMGVEPYLISSVLNGVLGQRLVRRLCPACRRIYLPDADMLGALGLTSKAGTEFFEAVGCGACKGSGFRGRLALMEFLPMSETVSRLVLTRTEAREIARCAEQEGMRTIFADGVAKALQGQTTLGEVLRVTQEFA is encoded by the coding sequence ATGACAGTCGTGCGTACAGTGCCGTTTCCGACTTTGGGGGAGTTGCTGCTCGCCAAAGGACTCGTCACGGGGGACACTCTCGCCCGGGCGCAAGTGGTGCAGGCTGAAACCGCAGAACGATTGGATTCCGTACTAACGCGGCTGGGCATGATTTCGGAGCAGGTTCTCGCCGATGCTGTTGCGGATGCCTTGGGCCTGGTGGTGGCAACTGCGGAGGATTATCCAGCCGAACCGTTGCTGGAAGGTCAAATATCACCGCGTTTTTTGCGGGAGATGCGCGCTTTGCCTCTGCGGGAAAGAGAAGGAGTGGTTGAGGTCGCTTTTGTCGATCCGCTCGATTCCTATCCGGCGCGCGCACTGGCGTTCAAGTTGCGCCGTCCCATTCTCTCACTGGTGGCAAAGGCCGGAGATTTTGATCAGGCGTTCGAACGTCTTTATGAAACGCGCGCATTGGAGCAGGGGGTGCTCGGTGCGAGTGCGGACGACATCGACCTTGAGCATCTGAAGGATTTGGCGAGCGATGCCCCCGTCGTGCGTCTTGTGAATGGAATTATCGCGCGGGCCGTGGAGCTTGGGGCTTCCGATATTCATATCGAGCCGGGTGAGGATAGTTTGAAACTTCGCCTGCGTGTGGACGGGGCTCTGCGGGAGGAGCCGTCCCTGCCGACCCATGTCAAAGCAGCGGTGGTTTCGCGTATCAAAGTTATGTCTAGTCTCGATATCGCAGAGCGGCGGCTGCCGCAGGATGGCCGGCTGCATTTTGCCGTGCGCGGGCACGGTATCGATTTTCGCGTTGCCACAGCGCCTACGGCGCATGGCGAGAGCGTCGTGTTGCGCATCCTGGACCGTTCGAGCTTGTCGCTGGATTTTTCCTCTTTGGGGTTCGATACCGAGGCACTCGCCGCGTATATGAAAGTACTGAAGAAGCCGCACGGCATTCTCCTTGTTACCGGCCCCACGGGCAGCGGCAAGACGACGACACTTTATGCGTCGCTGGCGGCTCTCAACACGCCTGAGGTCAAGATTCTGACGGTGGAGGATCCTATTGAATACCGCCTTTCCGGTATCAACCAGATCCAGGTGAAACCACAGATCGGCCTCAGCTTCGCCGCCGCTTTGCGCTCTTTTCTCCGGCACGATCCGGACGTCATCATGGTCGGCGAAATCCGCGATATCGAGACCGCCCAAGTGGCCGTCCAATCGGCGCTGACTGGCCACACTATCCTGTCAACTCTTCACACCAACGATGCGGCCAGCGCCATAACACGACTGCTGGATATGGGGGTGGAGCCTTATCTTATCTCCTCGGTATTGAACGGCGTTCTCGGCCAACGATTGGTGCGCCGGCTCTGTCCGGCCTGCCGCAGGATCTATCTTCCCGACGCGGATATGCTGGGTGCGCTTGGGCTGACCTCGAAAGCAGGAACGGAATTTTTCGAAGCCGTGGGCTGCGGGGCATGTAAGGGCAGCGGATTTCGCGGCCGCCTGGCGTTGATGGAATTCCTGCCGATGTCCGAGACGGTATCCCGCTTGGTGCTGACGCGTACGGAAGCGCGAGAGATCGCGCGTTGCGCGGAACAGGAAGGCATGCGGACCATCTTCGCCGACGGGGTCGCCAAAGCGCTTCAGGGGCAGACCACGCTCGGGGAGGTCTTGCGCGTCACGCAGGAATTCGCATGA
- the gspG gene encoding type II secretion system major pseudopilin GspG, whose translation MMRQRFLKKSSDGGFTLIELLVVLVILALLAAIVGPQLLKYVGSSRTQTAKVQIQNVVAALDLFRLDVGRYPTAQEGLTALVTPMPSAANWNGPYLRRAEALRDPWGQPYLYANPGKHGEVDVYTLGSDKAEGGSGEAQDVGNW comes from the coding sequence ATGATGAGACAACGTTTTCTTAAAAAGTCGAGCGATGGCGGCTTTACGCTGATTGAGCTGCTTGTTGTTCTCGTAATCCTCGCATTGCTTGCCGCCATTGTCGGGCCGCAATTGCTCAAATATGTCGGCAGTTCTCGGACGCAAACCGCGAAAGTGCAGATTCAAAACGTCGTCGCCGCATTGGATCTGTTCCGGCTTGATGTCGGGCGTTATCCGACGGCGCAGGAAGGACTGACCGCGCTGGTTACGCCGATGCCATCGGCCGCGAATTGGAACGGTCCCTATCTGCGCAGGGCGGAAGCTTTGCGCGATCCCTGGGGGCAGCCATACCTCTATGCAAATCCTGGCAAGCACGGCGAAGTGGATGTGTACACGCTTGGATCGGACAAGGCGGAAGGCGGAAGCGGTGAGGCCCAGGATGTCGGCAATTGGTGA
- a CDS encoding helix-turn-helix domain-containing protein — MPRVTVEHKLARHSVEKAILRDVGEVQRVLLSLGFQDLRVSDWEKPFRIEICRTGMESAGIFQMHTSAAIAITSNLTRHCICLCPAGKFTIKRAETTLDVGERAAVIIPPTEKLLWMIPAKTRVAGVVLADEPFKQDSGNLANMTDELQPSEARCFDTSSNPGLIFADILKLLTVDLERSRFFAEHQSVREMFERLMTSSVFGLDDKDVSARKPAKSIAPRHVKRAEDFIRQHLGEPLDNFQLAKVAGVSQRSLYRGFVQFRGVTPARFIMELRLKEARRLLEGGGSFYDIKDIASRTGFRSYASFWRSYVSRFGNAPSKGRPAKLGKANSASGADDVLQSPGIAVPDERLG, encoded by the coding sequence ATGCCTCGGGTAACCGTGGAGCACAAGCTCGCGCGCCATAGCGTGGAGAAGGCCATATTGCGTGACGTTGGCGAAGTACAACGTGTTCTTCTTTCTCTTGGGTTCCAGGATCTGCGTGTAAGCGATTGGGAAAAGCCGTTTCGGATAGAAATCTGCCGCACGGGTATGGAGAGCGCGGGGATATTCCAGATGCACACCTCTGCTGCAATCGCTATCACCTCCAACTTGACACGGCACTGCATCTGTCTTTGTCCTGCGGGTAAGTTCACCATCAAGCGCGCCGAGACCACGTTGGATGTTGGGGAGCGCGCCGCCGTCATTATCCCGCCCACCGAGAAATTGCTCTGGATGATTCCTGCGAAAACGCGGGTCGCCGGTGTCGTTCTGGCGGACGAACCGTTCAAGCAGGATAGTGGAAACTTGGCGAATATGACGGACGAGTTGCAGCCCAGCGAGGCACGTTGCTTCGATACGTCGAGCAACCCTGGGCTTATATTCGCCGATATATTGAAATTGCTGACAGTCGATCTTGAACGCAGCAGGTTCTTCGCCGAACACCAATCCGTACGAGAGATGTTTGAGCGGCTGATGACCAGCAGCGTGTTTGGTTTAGACGACAAAGACGTATCCGCGCGCAAGCCCGCCAAATCGATAGCACCCCGGCATGTTAAGCGCGCGGAGGACTTTATCCGGCAGCATTTGGGTGAGCCGCTCGACAATTTCCAGTTAGCAAAAGTGGCGGGTGTTAGCCAACGTTCGCTTTACAGGGGGTTCGTGCAGTTTCGCGGTGTGACGCCTGCTCGATTTATCATGGAGCTCCGCCTTAAAGAGGCGCGACGCCTTCTTGAGGGGGGCGGCAGTTTTTACGATATAAAGGATATTGCGTCCAGAACGGGGTTTCGCAGCTACGCGTCGTTCTGGCGAAGCTACGTGAGCAGGTTTGGCAATGCTCCGTCGAAAGGAAGGCCGGCTAAGCTCGGTAAAGCCAATTCCGCCAGCGGCGCCGACGACGTGCTGCAATCGCCGGGCATCGCTGTGCCCGACGAACGCCTGGGGTGA
- a CDS encoding prepilin-type N-terminal cleavage/methylation domain-containing protein: MPRGDCSARELGFTLTEMLVAFALLAMFSVLLVQGLSTGDHYWRGAVDRTAIAEALDSAQNGLRYRMERIYFETRYDASPAYPGFDGTDSSMTFYAPPPESQSPGALRRYTLSVTTAGDLVLASRSSLWGLVPDRMSGPPLVETLLRGVQSVELSYFDAASGKGWQNSWHKRPSPPALLRVRVNFPPGDGRWWPDFVVHPIATIDSDCIRSMDNGRCVGRP, from the coding sequence TTGCCGCGGGGTGATTGCAGCGCGCGTGAGCTGGGGTTCACGCTGACCGAAATGCTCGTCGCTTTCGCGCTGCTGGCAATGTTCAGTGTTTTGTTGGTGCAGGGTCTCAGCACCGGCGATCACTATTGGCGGGGCGCCGTGGATCGCACAGCGATTGCCGAGGCACTGGACAGCGCACAAAACGGTCTGCGGTATCGGATGGAACGCATTTATTTTGAGACCCGCTATGATGCGTCGCCGGCCTATCCCGGCTTCGACGGCACCGATTCCAGCATGACGTTCTACGCGCCGCCGCCGGAAAGCCAATCCCCCGGCGCTCTTCGCCGATATACGCTTAGCGTCACCACCGCCGGCGACTTGGTTCTAGCAAGCCGCAGTTCCTTGTGGGGACTTGTCCCAGACCGTATGAGCGGGCCACCGCTTGTCGAAACGCTGCTGCGCGGGGTGCAGAGCGTCGAGCTTTCCTATTTCGATGCAGCTTCAGGTAAAGGCTGGCAGAATAGCTGGCACAAAAGGCCATCACCGCCTGCGCTGCTGCGTGTGCGCGTGAATTTTCCCCCCGGAGACGGCCGCTGGTGGCCAGATTTTGTTGTACACCCCATAGCGACGATCGACTCCGACTGCATACGGTCTATGGACAACGGTCGCTGCGTGGGTCGCCCATGA
- a CDS encoding prepilin-type N-terminal cleavage/methylation domain-containing protein, translating into MSAIGDTSSEKGFTLLEVLVVLSISAMASMLVFPQLDRAFHVLALRRAAFGFAADLRKARADAIMSGQSQAVTLDAKGDGYSTPAGWHSASHGVRFAGSDDVLLFYADGTSSGGQISVNAFRRYLDVRVDPITGVVAVGHLP; encoded by the coding sequence ATGTCGGCAATTGGTGACACTTCGTCCGAAAAGGGATTTACGTTGCTCGAGGTGCTGGTCGTACTTTCCATCTCTGCCATGGCAAGTATGCTGGTATTTCCCCAACTAGATCGTGCGTTCCATGTTTTGGCGTTGCGCCGGGCTGCGTTTGGCTTTGCCGCCGATTTGCGCAAGGCGCGGGCTGACGCGATAATGTCGGGACAATCGCAAGCCGTTACGCTCGATGCCAAAGGTGATGGGTATAGCACTCCGGCAGGGTGGCACTCTGCGTCGCATGGGGTTAGGTTCGCGGGCTCCGACGATGTTCTGCTGTTCTACGCCGACGGTACGTCATCGGGAGGGCAGATTTCCGTCAACGCGTTTCGACGCTACCTGGATGTCCGTGTAGATCCCATCACAGGCGTTGTTGCTGTCGGCCATCTGCCATGA
- a CDS encoding asparagine synthetase B family protein: protein MITGLYALASLDGAPLNEEDLAKLGLGPGPATHQAPGLRLRIEDCELGGRAVSIAMEAGTVLALLGHLDEPDELAQALNMRHAAAQAELALQALRRWGPQAIAQMPGEWSLLCWNSDRRDLILGVSTQLRDPICFASDGRRVAVAPQPMTLSRLASVGRDWDREGLALTFSQVAPRRRLLREQTILKRVKRLDAGTMRRFSPAGETCTQAPSLTPDSDWSGSFDEAVAALEKIARRIMHQTLARHETVAIMLSGGLDSSTLAWLASEERRSGQKLVCITSAAAEGSDLRDERSYSRIVADHLGLPVVFVTPPPEDNPYRPSARCFAHYQAPSLSSRHYLYDRLFEAGADQGADAIIDGVWGETGLTRKVIFREFRAAWPEYKYWLRNLYQERVRLGEAWPQTAFAARLSEDALQNMPAALLDERPPMEWPLLYRRDQRLGLADQAVYLAARTRTAQAHTGLRRLFPYRHEPLMRLAAGMPAGFTHRGGYSRAMVRSLLKDRLPDSIRLRTNPVPFSPDYVRRLRNHAPSVLERLAVFRNAGADEWLDLDWLAKRVTRLAAGENISIREQSKIQITAMTAEFFVWWQQTAQTE, encoded by the coding sequence ATGATCACCGGTCTTTATGCGCTTGCCTCGCTGGATGGCGCGCCGCTCAACGAAGAAGACTTAGCAAAGCTCGGTCTTGGCCCTGGACCCGCGACGCATCAAGCACCCGGCTTGCGTTTGCGCATCGAGGATTGCGAGCTTGGCGGCCGGGCGGTGAGCATCGCCATGGAAGCCGGTACGGTGCTGGCACTGCTGGGCCATCTCGACGAGCCGGACGAATTGGCGCAGGCGCTGAATATGCGCCACGCGGCGGCGCAAGCAGAGCTGGCCTTGCAGGCACTCCGCCGTTGGGGGCCGCAAGCCATCGCGCAAATGCCGGGCGAATGGTCTCTTTTATGTTGGAACAGCGACAGGCGCGACCTGATCTTGGGTGTCTCCACCCAATTACGCGATCCGATCTGCTTTGCCAGTGACGGCAGACGGGTCGCGGTGGCACCACAGCCCATGACCTTGTCGCGCCTTGCCTCTGTGGGGCGCGATTGGGATCGCGAGGGGCTGGCGCTCACATTTTCTCAAGTTGCTCCGCGAAGGCGGCTTTTGCGGGAACAAACCATTTTGAAACGCGTCAAGCGCCTCGATGCTGGAACCATGCGGCGGTTTTCCCCGGCGGGAGAGACGTGCACACAGGCACCAAGCCTGACCCCAGACTCTGATTGGTCTGGCAGTTTCGATGAGGCCGTCGCCGCCTTGGAGAAAATCGCCCGGCGCATCATGCACCAAACACTGGCGCGTCACGAGACCGTCGCAATTATGCTGAGCGGCGGGCTGGATTCCTCTACCCTTGCCTGGCTGGCTTCGGAAGAACGCCGCAGCGGCCAAAAGCTGGTTTGCATCACCTCAGCGGCGGCGGAAGGCAGCGATTTGCGCGACGAGCGAAGCTATAGCCGTATTGTTGCCGATCATCTGGGCTTGCCGGTTGTGTTTGTCACACCTCCGCCCGAGGACAATCCCTACCGCCCCTCCGCACGTTGCTTCGCACATTATCAGGCGCCCTCCTTGTCGTCACGCCATTATCTCTATGATCGGCTATTTGAAGCCGGCGCGGATCAGGGAGCGGACGCGATTATCGACGGCGTCTGGGGCGAAACGGGCCTGACCCGCAAAGTGATTTTCCGCGAGTTCCGTGCTGCATGGCCCGAATACAAATACTGGCTGCGCAACCTTTATCAGGAGCGGGTTCGCCTGGGTGAGGCTTGGCCGCAAACCGCATTTGCCGCGCGCCTTTCCGAAGATGCCTTGCAAAACATGCCTGCCGCATTGCTCGATGAGCGCCCCCCGATGGAATGGCCGCTATTGTACCGGCGCGACCAACGTCTCGGCCTCGCCGACCAAGCCGTATACTTGGCAGCCCGCACCAGGACAGCACAGGCACATACCGGTCTGCGCAGACTTTTTCCATATCGTCACGAGCCGTTAATGCGGCTAGCCGCCGGAATGCCCGCCGGTTTCACTCATCGCGGCGGGTATTCGCGCGCGATGGTGCGGAGCTTATTGAAAGACCGGTTGCCGGATTCGATCCGCCTACGAACCAATCCGGTACCCTTCTCCCCCGATTATGTACGGCGACTGCGAAACCACGCCCCCAGCGTTCTGGAGCGCCTTGCCGTCTTTCGCAATGCGGGTGCCGACGAGTGGCTTGATCTCGATTGGCTTGCCAAGCGCGTCACGCGGCTCGCTGCCGGAGAAAACATCTCCATTCGGGAGCAATCCAAAATTCAAATCACCGCGATGACGGCTGAATTTTTTGTGTGGTGGCAGCAAACGGCTCAAACGGAATAG
- a CDS encoding type II secretion system protein, giving the protein MKLGAASEHGLALVEVLVALLIITLCLTALFQVVADSAVRARRSETIRAAGLVARSQITSAGIAYPLQNNLQGVEGPFVWAISAKPISSSGQSDAGVLWRVQVSVRLRSGGPVLVQLRSLRLAAG; this is encoded by the coding sequence ATGAAATTGGGGGCCGCAAGCGAGCATGGGCTGGCTCTGGTGGAAGTGCTTGTGGCACTTCTTATCATCACGCTGTGCCTGACCGCACTATTTCAGGTCGTCGCCGATAGTGCCGTGCGCGCCCGCCGATCTGAAACCATTCGCGCGGCAGGGCTTGTAGCCCGGTCGCAGATCACGTCGGCGGGCATCGCCTATCCGCTGCAAAACAACCTCCAGGGGGTAGAGGGACCGTTTGTGTGGGCCATTTCCGCCAAGCCCATAAGCAGCAGCGGTCAAAGCGATGCTGGTGTCCTGTGGCGTGTGCAGGTGTCTGTCCGCCTGCGCAGCGGAGGGCCGGTTCTGGTTCAGTTGAGGAGTTTGCGTCTTGCCGCGGGGTGA
- a CDS encoding PqqD family protein, with product MSTSGKWVRKSNSVGAQIDDAYVIVDADTAKYYAFNTSAKDIWDALVEARSCAEICERLTARYDVNADDCLSSVERVVEDLKGKGLVAPA from the coding sequence ATGAGTACCAGTGGAAAGTGGGTGCGTAAGAGCAATTCGGTCGGTGCCCAGATCGATGATGCCTATGTTATTGTCGATGCTGACACTGCGAAGTACTACGCCTTCAATACCTCGGCGAAGGACATCTGGGATGCTCTCGTCGAGGCCAGATCCTGCGCCGAAATCTGCGAACGTCTCACCGCGCGATATGACGTGAACGCAGATGATTGCCTGTCGTCGGTGGAGCGTGTGGTCGAGGATCTGAAAGGCAAAGGGCTGGTAGCGCCAGCATGA